A region from the Vicia villosa cultivar HV-30 ecotype Madison, WI linkage group LG3, Vvil1.0, whole genome shotgun sequence genome encodes:
- the LOC131660250 gene encoding lysine-specific histone demethylase 1 homolog 3-like isoform X2, giving the protein MDGEDMICGSNNKRAKEMEDGIDSDDNELIFKLRKPGGVNKKVCLAPEEEEAGGNGGGENADSIGGLVDVERKDLGGMEDTLACFRKRLKGPKRERGSRDAGGNVSTLNVSCQYEGLDERSLLNNDSVCEGRGGGDNGSDLDMDMKVEGPYVDLALKGVEDGNMSDGDLVAQEARNTPKDEKGVCFLLNAGLQHTSDETMGDSLPEMSRTPQSNFVSKSCTAVSSEQKCGSGGQKLNDRLSPDSRSASKTADGIHDSNIPDRPLADPRFPANVCYGDSQPLSCVQSEDICSPSDQKTELQELIINDGLKKCSVILHDVEEITDTISLPKMGERVSLIIETELKKKLTDDQVELCNIPSKCSDFTSKDREKFSPCDYEPLARSSENMLCENNHQVSEKLLKGSSRHGVMSFFGCQPELDAGVYSETKFVSGRSCGDQITIDTKDEVQGFVSGDLLKKDSAFSGGCLHPSVSNETNKSELAVQPNHPEIPSETLNIPKDSDAYVPKCSSVLDPTQPSKNTFKNISLASGDCFYAKRCSEGASPPGTIPEENENSAENDASASEVANFDDRTSAVIRRKTKKRRHGDMAYEGDVDWEVLINDQAFLESQGVVDGERILKPRGKLERSLNVVEESESDAVAVSAGLKAHEAGPVEKIRFKEILKRKGGLQEYLDCRNQILALWGCDITRILLLADCGVHNTPSEDEPPRSSLIRDIYTFLDQCGYINVGIASLKDNAENSARHTYTLVGEKGYEESYNASVADSEDGVSFIVGQAKKSDAFVEVKCGLIVGNKDPATDATEDRRNANVVTLDISNMTQHEVRKSDDCQEKGGIQDGFSEIIHGNANSSEQSNESTCVKSVLGDQIGDIVNPDSEVRKRVIVIGAGPAGLTAARHLQRLGFPVTVLEARSRIGGRVFTDRSSLSVPVDLGASIITGVEADVATERRPDPSALVCAQLGLELTVLNSDCPLYDIAMGQKVPVDMDEALEAEYNSLLDDMVLLVAQKGDQAMRMSLEDGLEYALKRRRLERSRRNNRQNSYADGSFGSKRGIIHGREMEEILSPLERRVMDWHFANLEYGCAALLKEVSLPYWNQDDVYGGFGGAHCMIKGGYSTVVESLGEGLDIHLNHAVTNVSYGSTESGPGNKVKVSTSNGNEFFGDAVLITVPLGCLKAETIKFSPPLPPWKYSSIERLGFGVLNKVVLEFPSVFWDDAVDYFGATAEETSRRGHCFMFWNVRKTVGAPVLIALVVGKAAIDGQNLSSSDHANHALTVLRKLFGEASVPDPVAYVVTDWGRDPFSYGAYSYVAIGASGEDYDILGRPVDNCLFFAGEATCKEHPDTVGGAMMSGLREAVRLIDLFSTGNDYTAEVEAVEAALKQSDTEREEVRDIVKRLDAAQLSNILYKKSLDGARLLSRETLLRDLFLNAKTNAGRLHVAKQLLRLPVENLKSFAGSKRGLSILNSWILDSMGKDGTQLLRHCVRLLVLVSTDLLAVRSSGIGKTVKEKVCVHTSRDIRAIASQLVSVWLEVFRKEKASSGGRKLSRQANAGDISKRKSINDPASGKPPLSMHHSTFEDKGSILTPAINSASIVQMKKSHGKQGNQQAANDLRRDISSSKSQGSTGTIDTEMKDTHCAMSEEEKTAIAAAEAARAKALAAAEAYTSAEVRSNTQLQLPKIPSFHKFKSREQYSQNGENDIRKKRSGGILSGKQDCISEIDSRNCRVRDWSVDFSAACVNLDNSRMSADNLSQRSHSTEIASHLNFREHSGESVAVDSSLYTKAWIDSANGEGVKDYHAIERWQSQAAAAGSDFSNPAIHLKHEEDSNACSRLPSWKHDGVANDSSISQVTVNKENSKSHSHDSKSHSRGADCIKQAVADYVASLLMPLYKAKKLDRDAYKAIMKKSIAKVMEQSTDADKAMTVREFLDFKRKNKIRPFVDKLIERHMEMKPDVKS; this is encoded by the exons ATGGATGGTGAAGATATGATTTGTGGGAGTAATAATAAGAGGGCTAAAGAGATGGAGGATGGTATTGATTCTGATGATAATGAGCTGATATTTAAACTAAGGAAGCCGGGCGGTGTGAATAAGAAGGTTTGCTTGGCACCGGAGGAGGAGGAGGCGGGTGGTAATGGAGGAGGCGAGAATGCTGACTCCATTGGGGGGCTTGTTGATGTAGAACGAAAGGATTTGGGAGGTATGGAGGATACCCTAGCATGTTTTAGGAAGAGATTGAAGGGTCCTAAGAGAGAACGGGGTTCTAGAGATGCAGGAGGGAATGTGTCTACTTTGAATGTTTCTTGCCAGTATGAAGGTTTGGATGAAAGATCTTTGTTGAATAATGACAGTGTATGTGAGGGGAGGGGTGGTGGGGATAATGGTTCTGATCTGGATATGGATATGAAAGTAGAGGGACCTTATGTGGATTTGGCACTGAAGGGAGTCGAGGATGGTAACATGTCTGATGGTGATTTGGTTGCACAGGAGGCTAGAAATACTccaaaagatgaaaaaggggttTGTTTTTTGCTTAATGCTGGTCTGCAACATACTTCTGATGAAACAATGGGAGATTCTTTGCCGGAAATGTCACGAACACCACAATCGAATTTTGTTAGCAAGTCTTGTACCGCTGTCAGTTCAGAGCAGAAATGTGGCAGTGGGGGCCAGAAGTTGAACGACAGGTTGAGCCCTGACTCCAGAAGTGCCAGCAAAACTGCTGATGGTATTCACGATTCAAACATTCCTGACAGGCCATTAGCTGATCCCCGTTTTCCAGCCAACGTCTGCTATGGAGATAGCCAGCCATTGTCTTGTGTACAATCTGAAGACATTTGTTCTCCTTCTGACCAAAAGACCGAACTACAAGAATTGATTATCAATGATGGTTTAAAGAAGTGCTCTGTTATATTGCATGACGTTGAAGAAATCACCGACACAATTTCTCTTCCTAAAATGGGGGAAAGGGTGTCTCTAATTATTGAGACCGAGCTCAAGAAAAAATTGACTGACGACCAAGTAGAATTGTGTAATATTCCTTCAAAATGCAGTGATTTTACTTCCAAAGACAGAGAAAAGTTCTCCCCTTGTGACTACGAGCCGCTGGCTAGATCATCCGAGAATATGCTGTGTGAAAATAATCATCAGGTTTCTGAAAAATTATTAAAGGGATCCTCAAGACATGGAGTTATGTCGTTCTTTGGATGCCAACCAGAATTAGATGCTGGTGTGTATTCTGAAACTAAGTTTGTCTCTGGCAGAAGTTGTGGTGATCAGATTACTATAGATACAAAGGATGAAGTGCAAGGTTTTGTTTCAGGTGATTTGCTGAAAAAGGATTCTGCTTTTTCCGGTGGTTGTTTACATCCTTCAGTGTCCAATGAAACAAATAAATCTGAATTGGCTGTTCAGCCGAATCACCCAGAGATACCTTCAGAAACACTCAATATTCCAAAGGACTCTGATGCCTATGTTCCAAAATGCAGTTCGGTATTAGATCCGACTCAACCTTCCAAGAAtacatttaaaaatatttctcTTGCAAGTGGTGATTGTTTCTATGCCAAGAGATGCTCTGAAGGTGCCTCCCCTCCGGGTACAATTCCAGAAGAGAATGAGAATTCTGCAGAAAATGATGCCTCTGCGTCTGAGGTAGCCAACTTTGATGATAGGACATCGGCTGTTATTCGCCGCAAGACAAAAAAGCGCCGGCATGGAGACATGGCGTATGAAGGGGATGTTGATTGGGAGGTTTTAATAAACGACCAAGCTTTTCTTGAAAGCCAAGGTGTTGTTGATGGTGAGCGCATTCTTAAACCAAGAGGGAAGCTTGAACGTTCTTTGAATGTTGTTGAAGAGTCTGAAAGTGATGCAGTAGCAGTATCTGCCGGATTGAAAGCCCATGAAGCTGGTCCAGTTGAGAAAATAAGATTTAAGGAAATCTTAAAGCGTAAAGGAGGTCTCCAGGAATATTTAGATTGCAG AAATCAGATCCTAGCTCTTTGGGGCTGTGATATCACTCGTATTTTGCTTCTTGCTGACTGTGGGGTTCATAATACTCCTTCTGAGGATGAACCTCCCCGCTCTTCTCTTATTAGGGATATCTACACATTTCTTGATCAATGT GGTTATATAAATGTTGGAATTGCTTCTCTAAAAGACAATGCTGAAAATAGTGCAAGGCATACTTATACACTTGTAGGAGAAAAAGGATATGAAGAAAGTTATAATGCTTCTGTTGCTGACTCTGAAGATGGAGTCTCCTTTATTGTTGGTCAGGCTAAAAAATCAGATGCTTTTGTAGAAGTTAAGTGCGGTCTTATAGTTGGTAATAAAGACCCGGCAACTGATGCTACAGAAGACAGGAGGAATGCTAATGTGGTGACACTGGATATATCAAACATGACGCAGCATGAAGTAAGAAAGAGTGATGATTGCCAGGAAAAAGGTGGGATTCAGGATGGATTCAGTGAAATTATACACGGGAATGCTAACAGTTCTGAGCAAAGCAATGAGTCTACCTGTGTTAAATCTGTCTTGGGTGATCAAATAGGTGATATTGTGAATCCTGATTCAGAGGTTAGAAAGAGAGTGATTGTCATTGGAGCCGGTCCTGCTGGTCTAACTGCTGCTCGCCACTTGCAACGTCTGGGATTTCCTGTAACTGTACTTGAGGCAAGGAGTAGGATAGGGGGTCGAGTATTTACAGACCGCTCATCTCTTTCTGTCCCTGTGGATCTTGGTGCTAGTATAATCACTGGTGTTGAGGCTGATGTGGCTACTGAGAGAAGACCAGATCCTTCTGCATTGGTTTGTGCTCAGTTGGGTCTTGAGTTGACCGTGCTAAACAGTGACTGTCCTCTATATGACATAGCGATGGGACAAAAAGTTCCTGTAGATATGGATGAAGCACTGGAAGCTGAATACAATAGTCTTCTTGATGACATGGTATTGCTTGTTGCCCAGAAGGGTGACCAGGCCATGCGAATGTCCCTTGAAGATGGTTTAGAATATGCCCTCAAGAGGCGCCGTTTAGAACGCTCTCGAAGAAATAACAGACAAAATAGTTACGCAGATGGTTCATTTGGTTCGAAAAGAGGTATAATTCATGGCAGAGAAATGGAAGAGATCTTGAGTCCCCTCGAAAGAAGGGTTATGGATTGGCACTTTGCTAACTTGGAGTATGGATGCGCTGCTCTGCTGAAGGAGGTTTCTCTTCCCTACTGGAATCAAGACGATGTGTATGGAGGATTTGGAGGAGCTCACTGTATGATTAAAGGGGGTTACAGCACTGTTGTCGAATCTTTAGGAGAAGGGCTTGACATCCATTTGAACCATGCTGTAACAAATGTGTCTTATGGAAGCACAGAATCAGGCCCGGGTAATAAAGTCAAAGTTTCTACATCAAATGGCAATGAGTTCTTTGGAGATGCTGTTCTGATTACTGTTCCATTGGGCTGCTTGAAGGCTGAAACTATAAAATTCTCTCCACCTTTACCCCCGTGGAAATATTCTTCCATTGAGCGTCTTGGATTTGGAGTTCTCAATAAAGTGGTCTTGGAATTTCCAAGTGTGTTTTGGGATGATGCTGTTGACTACTTTGGAGCAACAGCTGAGGAGACAAGCAGAAGAGGCCACTGCTTTATGTTCTGGAATGTCAGGAAGACAGTGGGGGCTCCGGTCCTCATAGCATTAGTGGTTGGGAAAGCAGCCATAGATGGTCAGAATTTAAGCTCTTCCGATCACGCCAACCATGCGTTAACGGTTCTTCGAAAACTTTTTGGGGAGGCTTCAGTACCTGATCCTGTTGCATATGTTGTGACTGATTGGGGTAGGGATCCGTTTAGCTATGGTGCTTACTCTTATGTTGCTATTGGAGCATCGGGAGAAGACTATGATATATTAGGGAGGCCAGTTGATAACTGTCTGTTTTTTGCTGGTGAAGCAACCTGCAAAGAGCACCCGGATACAGTTGGTGGTGCAATGATGAGTGGACTCCGAGAGGCTGTGCGCTTAATTGACTTATTTAGCACTGGAAATGATTATACGGCAGAGGTGGAGGCGGTGGAGGCTGCACTGAAACAGTCAGAtactgaaagagaagaagttaggGACATTGTAAAGAGACTTGATGCAGCACAGCTTTCTAACATATTGTACAAGAAGTCTTTGGACGGTGCTCGACTCTTAAGCCGGGAAACTTTACTAAGGGACTTGTTCCTAAATGCAAAAACCAATGCTGGGCGCTTGCATGTTGCCAAACAGTTGCTACGTCTTCCTGTTGAAAACTTGAAGTCCTTTGCTGGGAGTAAAAGGGGGCTAAGCATTCTCAATTCATGGATACTG GACTCAATGGGGAAGGATGGCACCCAACTCTTGCGGCACTGTGTGCGTCTTCTTGTGCTTGTTTCGACTGATTTACTTGCTGTGCGCTCATCAG GCATTGGAAAAacagtaaaggaaaaagtttGTGTACATACTAGCCGTGATATTCGTGCTATAGCAAGCCAGTTGGTTAGCGTATGGCTTGAAGTCTTCCGCAAGGAAAAGGCATCTAGTGGAGGACGAAAGCTGTCAAGGCAGGCAAATGCTGGAGATATATCGAAGAGAAAATCAATTAACGACCCAGCATCAGGAAAACCACCTCTGAGTATGCATCATAGTACTTTTGAGGATAAAGGGAGCATATTAACTCCTGCAATTAATTCAGCTTCCATTGTACAAATGAAGAAATCACATGGCAAGCAAGGGAATCAGCAAGCGGCAAATGACTTAAGGCGTGATATCAGTTCTTCCAAATCCCAAGGTTCGACAGGAACAATAGACACTGAGATGAAGGATACCCACTGTGCTATGTCCGAGGAAGAAAAAACTGCTATTGCTGCTGCAGAAGCTGCTCGTGCCAAAGCACTTGCCGCGGCTGAG GCATATACTTCTGCTGAAGTTAGGAGCAATACGCAACTCCAGCTTCCGAAGATACCCTCATTCCACAAATTTAAGAGTCGGGAGCAATATTCACAAAATGGTGAGAATGATATTAGGAAAAAACGGTCTGGTGGTATCTTGTCGGGAAAGCAAGATTGTATTTCAGAGATTGATTCTAGAAATTGCAGAGTTAGGGACTGGTCTGTTGATTTCTCTGCTGCTTGTGTTAACCTTGATAATTCCAGAATGTCAGCTGATAACCTGTCACAGCGGAGTCATTCAACTGAGATCGCAAGCCATTTGAATTTCAGAGAGCACTCGGGAGAAAGTGTTGCCGTGGACAGTAGTTTATACACCAAAGCTTGGATTGACTCGGCTAATGGTGAGGGAGTAAAAGATTACCATGCCATAGAGAGGTGGCAATCTCAAGCAGCGGCAGCGGGTTCTGATTTTTCTAATCCAGCCATACATTTGAAACATGAAGAGGATTCAAATGCCTGTTCAAGGTTACCCAGCTGGAAGCATGATGGAGTGGCAAATGACAGCTCAATTTCACAGGTTACTGTGAATAAGGAGAATTCAAAAAGTCATTCTCATGATTCAAAAAGTCATTCTCGAGGAGCAGATTGTATCAAACAGGCGGTTGCGGATTATGTTGCATCTTTACTTATGCCTCTTTATAAGGCAAAGAAACTAGATAGGGATGCATACAAGGCTATAATGAAGAAAAGTATAGCCAAG GTCATGGAGCAATCCACAGATGCGGATAAAGCCATGACTGTTCGCGAGTTTCTAGATTTCAAGCGGAAGAATAAG ATTCGACCTTTTGTGGACAAATTGATCGAGAGACACATGGAAATGAAACCAGATGTGAAATCTTAA